The nucleotide window TATAATCCTGCTCGTGCCAGAGCCGGGCAATCTCCATCAGGATACCGATTCCGCTGGCGCTGTCGTTGGCGCCGTCGTAGCGGACACTGCCATCGGGTTCGATACCGGGTGAATCGTAATGCGTGTTGATCACCACCAGCTGTTGGTTGAGGGCCACATCCTGGCCCGGATAGTAGCCCAATACGTTGTTTATCGTAACCCGTTCCGGTTCCGTCAATTCTACCTTGATTTCAGCCTGTACAGGAAGCGGGGCTTCGAGCCACGCACTGCCACCCGAATCTCTCAGATCGGCGACCTGCTCTTCCAGCGCTTCCAGGCTTGACCCCCCGGCCTTCAATAACCTATCGGCCGCGTCGGGCGACAGGGCCAGCACCGGAAGGGTAGGTTGTCGCAGGTAATCCTTCTCCACATCGGCCAGGTGAAAAGTACTCCTCAACTTCAGAGGATCCTCTTCGACAAGGATGACTGCTTGCGCTCCCCGGATCAACGCTTCGGTGGTAAAGCCGTCGGGCATGTTGTGGCCCAACGCCAGCACGATACGATCGCGCAGATCCATCCCTCGGTAGCTTTCGTTGTCCCAGCGGCGCCGACCAAAGGCGATGGCGGTGATGGGGGCCTGGGCCTCGCCACTGCCGGCGTGGTCGTCGATGCGCACGCCGAAGTCAATCTGGTGATCAAAGTTTTGCACCAGCTGTCCCGACGGGTCGACAAGCCTTAGCTGCGGCGTGCCCAGGGGCTTTACCAGATCGGTCTCGATCTTCTGAAAGTAGGAGCGCCCGCCGCCGGCTGGTTGCATGCCGTATGCTTCGAACCTGGCGGCGATATAGTCCGCCACTGCGTCATGACCGGCGCTGCCTGCCCGTCGACCTTCACTGGACTCTGTCGGCCCGGCAGGGTCTGCCAGTTCAAGGATGTCGGAGGCAGTCGCCAGGGCAGCCTGCCCATCGAAGGTCTGAGCCAGGCGGGCGTAGGATGGCGCCGGCCCAACATTGTTGATGATATACCAGGTGGCGGCAACCACCATGACGACGACCACCAACATGCGTTTACTCAGCAGCATAGCCGTGTTCACGCCGGCGTGTTCGATCAGGCGACGTAGTCCCTCGCCCATGGCGTTGAAGCCGAGAACTGCCAGGAAAAAGGCCATGGCAGGATATAAGACCATCCAGGGGCGGCCGCGGGCCCAAACGCGGCTGTCGGCCATCATGGCGCCCCATTCGGGAATGTCAGGAATGGTCGCAGAGACCTGGAAGATGTTTTCCTGCTGGGTGCCGCCCCCCATAAACACGCTGACGAATCCCAACTCACCCAGCAGCATCAGGGTCGCGCCCATCTCCAGGAGGGAGATGACTATCAGAGCTGGCAGGATATTGGGCAAGACGTGCCGGACGGCGATGGCGGAGCCTGTCAGACCCATGGCCCTGGCCCCCTCGATGAACGGCCGGTTGCGCAACACCAAGAACTCGCCGCGAATATACTGGGCGATCTCACCCCAGCCAACAACACAGAGGGCGATCAAAAAGACGATGATTCCCTTGCGAATGTCCAGGGCAAAGATAAGGATCATGCCGGTCAGAAGCAATGGCAACGCGGTGGTGACGCCGACCGTGCCCATGATGAACCGATCCATGCTCTCCCCTTCGTTCCAGCCGGCAAGGATACCCAGGATCGTGCCAAGCAGCACTCTTGCCATAGTGATGAAGGTGGCGGCAACCATGGTATTGCGGGTGCCATAGAGCAGCAGGCTGAGAATATCCCGGCCCCACTGATCGCTGCCCATGGGTTGTTGGGGCGAAGGTGGAAAGGGAGGCGACTGAAGTTTGCCCTCCACCATGGTCAGGCTGGTGGTGCCAACCAAATAAGGATTCTCCGGTGCGAAAAGGGGGCCGAAGAGGGTGATGAAAAAGAGAAAAACCACGATCACCATGCCCACCATCAGGGGCAAGTTCATCACCAGGTTGCGAGCGCTGACCCGCGGCCGGGAATGGGCTATCCTGGTTCCCGGATCCTCGTCCTCGGGCCTGGGCGGCAGCTGGAGGTTGCTGAAATCCGGTTTCCCGTTTAGAAACCGTTTCAGCGTGCGTGCGTGATCAGTCATTGTCGTTCATCAGGCGGCCTGGTCGCGCAGCCGGGGGTCGATAAAACGATACATAACGTCCAGCGCCAGGTTGACCAGCAAAAAGGTAGTGCCCAGGGCCAGGGCCAGGGCAGCGACCACCTGCGTCTCGCCGTTCTGGATTCCAAGTAGTAGACGATTGCCCAGGCCGGGCCAACCGAAAAAGAACTCGACCACTGGTAGTGTGCCCAGGGCAAAGCGCAGCGAGATGGCTCCAGCCGTGAAGATCGGGACCGCGGCATTGCGCAGGGCATGTCCGTTGATTACCTGTCTGAGGCTAAGCCCTTTGGCCGTTGCGGTGCGAATGTAATCCTGGCCCAGGACTTCACCAAGGGTCACAAAGGTTACGCGTGTGATGTAGGCAACCGGGCGGGCCGATAGCACGATGAGTGGGAAGAGCATGTGCCGCCAATCCCAACCGAAACCACCGACGAAGGCGATGCGTATCCCATAGTTCTGCACTACCTTGATGGAGAGCATCTGCAGGAGCATGGCAACGAAAAAAGAGGGAATCGAGATACCGATGACCGTTGCCGAAAGCAGTGCGAAGGATGCCAGCGATGTTCGTCGCAGCGCCGCAATGGTGCCCACCAACAGGCCCAACAGGGTCGAGATGACCAGAGAAGCAAGCAACAGCCCCATGCTGTTGACATAAGTTTCCTTAAGGATGTCGGTAATGGGTGTGGCGTGGTCACGGCTGACCTGCACCGCGCCCAGGTCTCCTTTTATCAGGTTGATGAAAAAGGTTTCCGTTTCGCCCACCGCAGCCTGGGCGTGGCGGCCAATGCGGTAATCGGGCCTGGGTGCGGTGGAATTGCGGGCCATACGCATGCCCAGGAAAACGAAGAAGACGATGGCAATAGCGACCACGAGGATAAAGGTGGCCCGACGGAGTGCGAATGAGATCATCGGTGGTGGTTTGGGAACGATTCACCAGGAGCTTGCATGGAATGGCGCGCGTCCTATGTACACAAACACGCGGGAGACAAGGTTCAATCCGTCATGTCAGTTGCGGCAAAACAAAGGCATAAAGAGCGACCAGATCCAGCAGCGCCAGCCCGGCGAAGGGCAGGGCGTAGGCAAACCTCATCATTCGGAGTTGAGTGGGCTCGCTCCAGCGGGGAATCAGGGCGCTCCAGGCGAAAAAGAAGAGACTTGAGGCAGCGAAGATAGCCAGCGACCATTTGTTGATGCCCGCGCCGAGCAATCCCCACATCACCGCGGCCAGGGCCGCTACGATGTAGACGATTGCCATCCAGCGCGCGGACACTGGACGCAATATGGCACACCAGCCCAGGGCAACTGCCAGTGCGATGGCGGGCAGGGCAGGAAATAGATAACGCCCCTGGGGCTGTACAAATATCATGTTATAGGCCGCATAGATTGCGACGGTCAGCAGGGCAGAAAGTGCCAGCAAACCGAGGGCCCATTTCTGGAAACGGATCTGGGCGGTATCGTTGGACTGTAGCGTCGCGCGATTGCGTGATTGCGATCCGTCGTTGACTCTTCGACCAACCAACAACGCCAAACATCCAGTTAAAACGGCCAGCGTGAAGGCCAGTAGCAGGGTATAGATCCGGCTGTCCATCCAGACACCCATCCATCCAAATACACCCCAGAAGCTGTCGTGGCTCCAGACAGCGAACCGTTCCAGCGCCGGACCCAGACCCGACTCTGCCAGCAGGGTGGCGGTGCGAAGCTGGCCTTTGACGACCGCGTCGTGGGTGCGGCGGGCCAGGAAATCCATCTGGCCATATTCACGGGCGTTGCGGGCATACCAGGGCAACGCCATGAGCAACGCCGCCACCGCCGCTACCGCTGCGAAGGTTATCGGTCCCTGCCGGGAGAAGAAGGCGGGGCAGGCAGTGGCCGGCGCGGTTGCCGCACTGCCAGCAGTTCTGCCTGGACGACCGGTTGTCGGACGGCCCTGTTCAACCCAGACGATCAGCGGCGCTGCCAGGGCGACCGGGACAGCTACATAGGCGCTCACCTTGGTGATCAGCGCAAAACCCAGCAGCAAACCGAGTAACAGGGCGTCAAGCCAATTCAGGCTGGCAGGGTCGACAAGACCGATTTTGACGTAACGTATCGAAGCGAACAGCACGGCTGCCAGCACCACCTCGGCCAACGCATCGTTGTTTATGGAAGCGGCCATGGCCACATGCATGGGCAAGTAGGCCACAAAGGCAGCGCCTCCGAGCTGAATGGCCGGACGATCGGGAAAGATCAGGCGAGCGATGCCGAAGATGAGCAAGACAAAGAGGGCGCCCAATAGAATTGACATAAAACGCAGCGGCAACAGGGCTCCACTGGCAAGGCGGAAGGTGACAGCCTGTAACAGATAGTAGAGGGGAAGTTGATGGCTCTCGTAGCGCACCGGGTCAATGGAGAGCTCAAGTGGGAAACGTTGACTTTTCAGCGCTTCCAGATAGGCTTCATCGTAGTCGCCGTCGCGCAACACAGGAAACTGACCGGATGTCGCCAGCTCTTTGATGTAGTTGTAATGGGCTGGCTCATCGGGGGCCTGCCAGGCCGGGATCTGCCATGCATACAGGCCCGCAATACCCAGGTAAATGAGAATGATCAGGATCAGCCAGATCCAGGTCGCAGCCATCCGACCTGCCCCGGCAGTTTGGCGAGACATGGGACCCATTGTACCGCAGATGGGTGGAAGGGGAAAAAAGCTTGGTTCAGGGGTGGTTTGACACGAGGTGAGGCTGCTGCTATTTTAGTGGAATGAACGGAATGCTTGCCTTTATCCTTGTGACGCTGATGGCGGTCCATTCCATGCCGGCCCCGGGTGCTGGCATGCCTGGTCCGGCGCGGCCTGTTTTCCTGACGCAGTCCCCACCGGCACCCACCCGCTTAACCCAGCTGGATCGGTTCGGTGATCTCCCGCTGGCAGATCTGCTGGGTGAGCCGGAGATTGGTTTTCGTTTCCAGGTCCTGAGTTCGCCCGGTGATCTTCTTCGGGCTGAAGTCGAACTGCGGCCCACCGGCGAGGCTTTCAACCAGGCCAATCTCGTCGGCGACCCTGTGCCGGCTGGCGGAACCGCCCAGTGGCTCGAGGTTTGGAATCGCGATCGGTTGCGACAAAGCGGCTATCACTGGCGGGCACGGGTTGTGGGGTCAGGAGGCGCCAGCGCCTGGGTCAACTTCGGCGACAACAGTGACACGGTGCAACCTCCAGCCCGATTCGCCGATGCCGATTTCTATAACCTGCACGAACCGATGGTGGCCTATCCAGACCCGCCTGCGGGATTCGAGGGCCTGGCACGGATTGGGCAACTTC belongs to Chloroflexota bacterium and includes:
- a CDS encoding glycosyltransferase family 39 protein, producing the protein MSRQTAGAGRMAATWIWLILIILIYLGIAGLYAWQIPAWQAPDEPAHYNYIKELATSGQFPVLRDGDYDEAYLEALKSQRFPLELSIDPVRYESHQLPLYYLLQAVTFRLASGALLPLRFMSILLGALFVLLIFGIARLIFPDRPAIQLGGAAFVAYLPMHVAMAASINNDALAEVVLAAVLFASIRYVKIGLVDPASLNWLDALLLGLLLGFALITKVSAYVAVPVALAAPLIVWVEQGRPTTGRPGRTAGSAATAPATACPAFFSRQGPITFAAVAAVAALLMALPWYARNAREYGQMDFLARRTHDAVVKGQLRTATLLAESGLGPALERFAVWSHDSFWGVFGWMGVWMDSRIYTLLLAFTLAVLTGCLALLVGRRVNDGSQSRNRATLQSNDTAQIRFQKWALGLLALSALLTVAIYAAYNMIFVQPQGRYLFPALPAIALAVALGWCAILRPVSARWMAIVYIVAALAAVMWGLLGAGINKWSLAIFAASSLFFFAWSALIPRWSEPTQLRMMRFAYALPFAGLALLDLVALYAFVLPQLT
- a CDS encoding ABC transporter permease, producing MISFALRRATFILVVAIAIVFFVFLGMRMARNSTAPRPDYRIGRHAQAAVGETETFFINLIKGDLGAVQVSRDHATPITDILKETYVNSMGLLLASLVISTLLGLLVGTIAALRRTSLASFALLSATVIGISIPSFFVAMLLQMLSIKVVQNYGIRIAFVGGFGWDWRHMLFPLIVLSARPVAYITRVTFVTLGEVLGQDYIRTATAKGLSLRQVINGHALRNAAVPIFTAGAISLRFALGTLPVVEFFFGWPGLGNRLLLGIQNGETQVVAALALALGTTFLLVNLALDVMYRFIDPRLRDQAA
- a CDS encoding M28 family peptidase, with protein sequence MTDHARTLKRFLNGKPDFSNLQLPPRPEDEDPGTRIAHSRPRVSARNLVMNLPLMVGMVIVVFLFFITLFGPLFAPENPYLVGTTSLTMVEGKLQSPPFPPSPQQPMGSDQWGRDILSLLLYGTRNTMVAATFITMARVLLGTILGILAGWNEGESMDRFIMGTVGVTTALPLLLTGMILIFALDIRKGIIVFLIALCVVGWGEIAQYIRGEFLVLRNRPFIEGARAMGLTGSAIAVRHVLPNILPALIVISLLEMGATLMLLGELGFVSVFMGGGTQQENIFQVSATIPDIPEWGAMMADSRVWARGRPWMVLYPAMAFFLAVLGFNAMGEGLRRLIEHAGVNTAMLLSKRMLVVVVMVVAATWYIINNVGPAPSYARLAQTFDGQAALATASDILELADPAGPTESSEGRRAGSAGHDAVADYIAARFEAYGMQPAGGGRSYFQKIETDLVKPLGTPQLRLVDPSGQLVQNFDHQIDFGVRIDDHAGSGEAQAPITAIAFGRRRWDNESYRGMDLRDRIVLALGHNMPDGFTTEALIRGAQAVILVEEDPLKLRSTFHLADVEKDYLRQPTLPVLALSPDAADRLLKAGGSSLEALEEQVADLRDSGGSAWLEAPLPVQAEIKVELTEPERVTINNVLGYYPGQDVALNQQLVVINTHYDSPGIEPDGSVRYDGANDSASGIGILMEIARLWHEQDYTPRRTVLFAVLTGSELTKSGAEYYVESYGGPVGPLNPVAGFNLTRLGAGGDALEISQRPERVADLVERTASDLGVDVRRGDPLHHDYQQVLRREIPNIVIQRIDSEIDIRRDTIDLLSAEMLQEAGAAINLALIVVSRDASW